A single Entelurus aequoreus isolate RoL-2023_Sb linkage group LG11, RoL_Eaeq_v1.1, whole genome shotgun sequence DNA region contains:
- the LOC133660182 gene encoding uncharacterized protein LOC133660182: MGCLRKPVAQRTVPVPCTAPDETEEDLGPDTPHSAQNLQAPPAQPQSRPSEHRRILWPAANKESEWKQFDEDVNTALEATAKGNVDQRLKTMSTFIIGIASDRFGIKEQRATKTTSAAPIPNRRETKISQLRQELRVLRSQYRKASENEKAALAELRGVVRDRLLTLRRAEWHRKRGKERARKRSAFIANPFGFTKKLLGEKRSGQLSCPEEEINLHIKNTYSDGMREQDLGHCAALICPPEPCILFDISEPTLKEVKEAIKSARTASAPGPSGVPYKVFKQCPRLLERLWKIFRVIWKRGKVPQQWTYAEGVWIPKEENARNIEQFRTISLLSVECKTFFKIVSNRLMGFLLKNTYIDTSVQKGGVPGVPGCIEHTGVVTQLIREARENRGDLTVLWLDLANAYGSIPHKLVELSLSRYHVPEKICNLILDYYNNFSLRVSSGTSTSDWHRLEKGIITGCTISVSLFALAMNMLVKSAEVECRGPLSKSGTRQPPIRAFMDDLTVTTTSVCGCRWLLQGLDRLISWARMSFKPSKSRSLVLRKGKVTDRFRFSLADTQIPSVLEKPVKSLGKLFTGDLKDTAARQATSDNLNMWLSAVDKSGLPGKFKAWIYQHGILPRLLWPLLMYEFPMTIVEGFERKISSSLRRWLGLPRSLSSFALFGHNTKLQLPFSSLAEEFKVSRAREVLLYRDSADGKVSSAGVEVRTGRKWRAQDAVERAEARLRHSTLVGTIATGRAGLGSNTKPNYSRARGKERRKLVQEEVRAEVEEARFSRVVGMSKQGAWTKWEHIAGRKITWTELWKAEPHQFKFLVQSVYDVLPSPANLFTWGLIDAPVCQLCQKRGSLEHILSCCSKALGDGRYRWRHDQVLRAIADTICMGINTSKRQHPTKSTIAFVRAGEKPQPSKKTQGGMLTTARDWQLLVDLGRQLRFPDIIATTTLRPDMVLMSGTSKQVVLLELTVPWEDRMEEAQERKRAKYADLVADCRRNGWKARCEPIEVGCRGFAGKSLHRVLGLLGICGLHRRRAIKNILEASEKASRWLWLRRGDAWRSALPGHKSRD; encoded by the coding sequence ATGGGCTGCCTAAGGAAACCCGTGGCGCAACGCACAGTGCCAGTACCCTGTACGgcacctgatgagacggaggaggatctaggcccggacactccccacagtgcccagaacctccaagcaccaccggcgcaaccccaaaGCAGACCGTCAGAGCATCGTCGGATATTGTGGCCCGCTGCCAACAAGGAGTCAGAGTGGAAACAGTTTGATGAAGATGTTAATACAGCCCTGGAAGCAACAGCCAAGGGTAATGTGGACCAGAGGCTCAAGACAATGAGCACATTCATAATTGGCATTGCATCAGACAGGTTTGGCATAAAGGAACAACGTGCCACCAAGACTACCAGTGCAGCACCAATTCCAAACCGGCGGGAAACCAAGATTTCCCAACTCAGACAAGAACTGAGAGTACTCAGGAGCCAGTACAGGAAGGCAAGCGAGAATGAGAAGGCAGCCTTGGCAGAACTGAGGGGTGTGGTAAGGGATAGGCTACTCACCCTGCGACGTGCCGAGTGGCACAGGAAGAGAGGCAAGGAAAGGGCCCGCAAGCGCAGTGCCTTCATTGCAAATCCATTTGGATTCACAAAGAAGCTGCTGGGAGAGAAACGCAGTGGTCAACTCTCATGTCCCGAGGAGGAAATCAACCTCCACATCAAGAACACCTACAGCGACGGCATGAGAGAGCAAGACCTCGGCCACTGTGCAGCCCTCATATGCCCACCAGAACCCTGCATCCTGTTCGACATCAGTGAACCCACCCTGAAGGAAGTTAAAGAGGCAATCAAATCtgccagaacagcatcagcaccaGGCCCAAGTGGAGTTCCGTACAAGGTTTTCAAACAGTGTCCCCGCCTGTTGGAGCGTCTTTGGAAGATCTTCCGGGTGATCTGGAAAAGAGGGAAAGTACCTCAGCAGTGGACGTACGCAGAGGGAGTATGGATTCCCAAGGAGGAAAATGCAAGGAACATCGAGCAGTTTAGGACAATCTCCCTCCTCAGTGTTGAGTGCAAGACCTTCTTCAAAATCGTTTCCAATCGCCTCATGGGATTTCTCCTGAAGAACACCTATATTGACACCTCGGTGCAGAAGGGAGGAGTCCCAGGAGTTCCAGGGTGCATCGAACACACTGGTGTGGTAACACAGCTGATCCGTGAGGCACGAGAGAACAGAGGCGATTTGACAGTACTGTGGCTGGACCTCGCCAATGCTTATGGATCAATTCCACACAAGTTGGTGGAGTTGTCTCTGAGCAGATACCACGTTCCAGAGAAGATTTGCAATCTCATCCTCGACTATTACAACAACTTTAGTCTGAGGGTGTCCTCTGGCACTTCGACATCAGATTGGCATCGTCTAGAGAAAGGTATCATCACAGGCTGTACAATCTCTGTGTCCCTGTTTGCACTGGCCATGAATATGCTTGTGAAGTCTGCGGAAGTAGAGTGCAGAGGCCCTTTGTCCAAATCCGGCACCCGGCAACCTCCGATTAGAGCATTCATGGATGATCTCACGGTAACCACAACATCAGTGTGTGGTTGCAGATGGCTCCTTCAAGGCCTTGATCGACTCATTAGTTGGGCAAGAATGAGTTTCAAGCCCTCTAAGTCCAGGTCCTTGGTCTTAAGAAAAGGAAAGGTAACCGACCGCTTTCGCTTCAGTCTGGCAGACACCCAAATTCCATCTGTGTTAGAAAAGCCAGTGAAGAGCCTGGGCAAGCTCTTCACTGGTGATCTGAAGGATACCGCTGCACGTCAAGCTACCAGCGATAACCTCAACATGTGGCTCTCAGCTGTGGACAAGTCAGGACTTCCTGGGAAGTTCAAGGCCTGGATATATCAGCATGGCATCCTGCCTCGTCTCCTCTGGCCGCTGCTAATGTACGAATTCCCAATGACCATCGTGGAGGGATTTGAGAGGAAGATCAGCTCGTCCCTGCGCAGGTGGCTGGGTCTGCCACGGAGCCTAAGCAGCTTTGCTTTGTTTGGGCACAACACCAAGCTGCAGCTTCCTTTCAGTAGTCTGGCAGAGGAGTTCAAGGTTTCCCGGGCCAGAGAAGTCCTGCTCTACAGAGATTCTGCTGATGGGAAAGTATCGTCAGCAGGTGTGGAGGTCAGAACAGGAAGGAAGTGGCGTGCCCAGGATGCAGTGGAGCGGGCAGAGGCGAGGCTGCGGCACAGCACCCTGGTGGGAACCATAGCCACTGGTCGGGCTGGGCTGGGTAGCAACACCAAACCAAACTACAGCAGAGCCAGAGGAAAGGAAAGACGAAAGCTTGTCCAGGAGGAGGTTCGCGCCGAGGTGGAGGAGGCTCGCTTCAGCAGAGTGGTGGGAATGAGCAAGCAGGGGGCCTGGACCAAGTGGGAGCACATAGCTGGTCGCAAGATCACCTGGACCGAACTCTGGAAAGCGGAGCCACACCAGTTTAAGTTCTTGGTCCAGTCAGTTTATGATGTCCTCCCAAGCCCTGctaacctgttcacctggggcctgatagacgcacctgtgtgccagctctgtcagaaaagaggatcattagaacacatcctcagctgttgctcaaaggcattgggagatggcaggtatcggtggcgccacgaccaggtcctgcgGGCAATAGCAGACACCATCTGCATGGGCATCAACACCAGTAAGCGGCAACACCCAACCAAGAGCACAATTGCCTTTGTCCGAGCAGGAGAGAAACCTCAACCCTCCAAGAAGACCCAGGGGGGCATGCTAACAACAGCAAGGGACTGGCAGCTCTtggttgacctgggaaggcagttgcgattcccagacatcatcgcaactacaacactccggccagacatggtcttgatgtctggaaccagcaagcaggtggtactccttgagctaactgtcccctgggaggacagaatggaggaagctcaggaaaggaagagagcgaagtacgcagatcttgtggctgactgccggaggaacgggtggaaggcccgctgcgagcctattgaggtgggctgcaggggttttgcaggcaagtccttacaccgggtcctggggctccttgggatttgtggactgcacaggagaagagccataaaaaacattttggaagcgtctgaaaaggcttcacgttggctctggttgaggaggggggacgcgtggcgtagtgcgctacctggacacaagtcgagggactga